The following proteins come from a genomic window of Elstera cyanobacteriorum:
- a CDS encoding ABC transporter permease, which translates to MSGLAVPEGARARLIGLRLERFALGGAVVGLTILAAILSPAFLTAGNIRDILTQAAPLGMVVLAQALIMLVRGIDLSVASVMASAAVLATAFTTTNDADIPMIFVAVLLGGAVIGGINGWLVTRRNVSPFLATLAMMILLQGVRFAYTQGAPSGLLPSGFRWLGTGQISGVPVNLTVLILLALGLGVMLRFTVLGRSIYIIGGNPRAAELVGLSAQRITLLCYCLGSMLAGIAGLFLVGFVGTVDNWVGRGYELDSIVAAVIGGVSLAGGSGSVMGALLGVLILVLLSNLVVILGLPVEFQLILKGVIIILATGLYARRTRI; encoded by the coding sequence ATGAGCGGCCTTGCGGTTCCCGAGGGCGCGCGCGCCCGATTGATCGGCCTGCGGCTCGAGCGGTTTGCCCTTGGTGGCGCTGTTGTTGGGTTAACGATCCTCGCGGCAATTCTCTCGCCCGCCTTTCTGACGGCGGGCAATATTCGCGATATTCTTACCCAAGCAGCACCACTGGGGATGGTCGTTCTTGCCCAAGCCCTGATTATGCTGGTGCGCGGCATTGATTTGTCGGTGGCTTCGGTGATGGCTTCGGCGGCGGTGCTGGCGACCGCCTTCACTACTACAAATGATGCCGATATTCCGATGATCTTTGTCGCGGTTCTGCTCGGCGGGGCCGTCATCGGCGGGATCAACGGCTGGCTGGTCACGCGGCGGAACGTGTCGCCGTTTCTGGCAACCCTGGCCATGATGATTCTGCTGCAAGGGGTGCGCTTTGCCTACACGCAAGGCGCGCCCTCGGGCCTGCTTCCCAGCGGGTTTCGCTGGCTCGGGACCGGGCAGATTAGCGGCGTTCCCGTCAATCTTACCGTCTTGATCCTGCTTGCGCTCGGGTTGGGCGTGATGCTGCGGTTCACGGTTCTGGGGCGGTCCATTTACATTATCGGCGGCAATCCGCGCGCCGCCGAACTGGTCGGCCTTTCGGCCCAGCGGATCACGCTGCTTTGTTACTGCCTCGGCTCGATGCTGGCGGGGATCGCGGGGTTGTTCCTCGTCGGCTTCGTCGGCACGGTCGATAATTGGGTCGGGCGCGGCTACGAGCTTGATTCGATTGTCGCGGCCGTCATTGGTGGCGTGTCCCTCGCTGGGGGTTCCGGCTCCGTTATGGGCGCGCTCTTGGGCGTTTTGATCCTCGTTTTGCTCTCGAACCTCGTCGTAATCCTAGGGCTGCCGGTCGAGTTTCAGCTCATCCTTAAGGGCGTCATCATCATTCTTGCGACCGGCCTTTATGCGCGCCGGACGCGGATTTAA
- a CDS encoding sugar ABC transporter ATP-binding protein — protein MIELQGICKSFPGVKSLDQVNFSARAGEIHALLGENGAGKSTLIKVLAGAYTPDSGMITFASVPRVWASPRQAQQAGIHVIYQELVLFPDLSVAENIFIGHAPRTRWGLIDRKAMIRKTESALAQLGHRLDPRARVGDLSVADQQMVEIAKALNHDVKLLVLDEPTAVISGKEVVALFERLRRLRDRGVCIIYISHRLEEIFALADRITILKDGKNVRAGSVKEFDRASLVTAMVGRPLADLYPPRPPALPAAPVVLAVCDLQALPRVKRVDLEVRAGEILGLAGMVGSGRTEVAHAIFGSQPRQKGSVTLAGQDVPPASPAESIRRGIGFMTEDRKGEGLLAQLPVYANMTAPDLARYTRLGFLQRPREVALATRDIQRFRIAVPGPTSGVWHLSGGNQQKILLSRWMAIRPKLLILDEPTRGVDVGAKAEIYRLIRALAAEGVAVLMISSELPEIIGLCDRVLVMKEGRVMGALAAETLSEEAIMTLATADAPARGEAA, from the coding sequence ATGATCGAGCTTCAGGGTATTTGTAAAAGCTTTCCGGGGGTGAAATCCCTCGATCAGGTCAATTTTTCGGCCCGTGCGGGCGAAATTCACGCGCTGCTCGGCGAGAATGGCGCTGGAAAATCGACGCTGATTAAAGTGCTGGCCGGGGCCTATACACCTGACAGCGGCATGATCACTTTCGCCAGCGTGCCGCGCGTTTGGGCCTCGCCCCGCCAAGCGCAGCAGGCCGGTATTCACGTTATCTATCAGGAATTGGTGCTGTTTCCCGACCTTAGCGTCGCGGAGAATATTTTCATTGGTCACGCGCCGCGCACGCGCTGGGGGTTGATCGACCGCAAGGCGATGATCCGCAAAACCGAATCGGCGCTCGCCCAACTCGGCCACCGGCTCGATCCGCGCGCACGGGTGGGTGATTTATCGGTCGCCGATCAGCAGATGGTCGAAATCGCCAAAGCCCTTAACCACGACGTAAAGCTGTTGGTTCTCGACGAGCCGACCGCCGTGATCTCCGGCAAGGAAGTGGTGGCCCTGTTCGAGCGCCTGCGCCGCCTGCGCGACCGGGGGGTATGCATTATCTATATCTCCCATCGGCTCGAAGAGATTTTCGCCCTGGCCGACCGGATTACTATTCTTAAAGACGGTAAGAATGTGCGCGCCGGGTCGGTTAAGGAGTTTGACCGCGCGTCCCTGGTCACGGCGATGGTGGGCCGCCCCCTGGCCGACCTCTATCCGCCGCGCCCGCCTGCGCTGCCGGCGGCTCCGGTCGTGCTGGCCGTGTGCGATCTTCAGGCTCTGCCGCGCGTCAAAAGGGTTGATCTGGAGGTGCGTGCTGGGGAAATCCTTGGGCTTGCGGGCATGGTCGGGTCGGGGCGCACGGAGGTTGCCCACGCGATTTTCGGCAGCCAGCCCCGTCAGAAGGGCTCGGTAACGCTGGCGGGTCAAGATGTGCCGCCCGCGTCTCCGGCCGAGTCCATTCGCCGGGGGATCGGTTTTATGACCGAGGACCGCAAGGGCGAAGGCCTGCTCGCCCAATTGCCCGTTTACGCAAATATGACCGCGCCGGACCTGGCGCGCTATACCCGCCTGGGGTTTCTTCAGCGCCCGCGCGAAGTGGCGCTGGCAACCCGCGATATTCAGCGGTTTCGCATTGCTGTGCCCGGTCCAACCTCCGGCGTTTGGCACCTCTCGGGCGGCAATCAGCAAAAGATTCTTCTGAGCCGCTGGATGGCGATTCGCCCGAAGCTGCTGATTCTCGACGAACCCACGCGCGGCGTTGATGTTGGCGCCAAGGCGGAAATCTATCGGCTCATTCGCGCCCTCGCGGCGGAGGGGGTTGCCGTTCTGATGATTAGTTCCGAGTTGCCAGAAATCATCGGCCTTTGCGACCGCGTGTTGGTGATGAAAGAGGGCCGGGTGATGGGCGCGCTTGCCGCCGAAACCCTCTCGGAAGAAGCCATCATGACCCTCGCCACTGCCGATGCCCCGGCGCGAGGAGAAGCCGCATGA
- a CDS encoding c-type cytochrome: protein MKRSSLHALRPDILLQAILHGRPAPQLARLLVERATKITAMPAFRDTLSLSQIADLTYYLRARFAPD, encoded by the coding sequence ATGAAGCGCAGCAGCCTGCACGCGCTGCGCCCCGATATTCTGCTTCAGGCGATTTTGCACGGCCGCCCCGCCCCCCAACTCGCGCGCCTGCTAGTGGAGAGGGCGACGAAGATCACAGCGATGCCCGCGTTCCGCGACACCCTCAGCCTGAGCCAAATCGCCGACTTAACCTACTACCTGCGTGCCCGTTTCGCCCCCGATTGA
- a CDS encoding substrate-binding domain-containing protein has translation MAKIVTTRRARLASALMVTALAGTAFLASAPVRAEYDGVPRTFLWNPGLNDLVDTSKFKKKPPYKIGFSNASQGDLWLVTFMHGVQFEVAKNKDKISTFIMTDANGDATKQVSDIQDLLNQDIDLLLVNPATADALDPILGRAMRKGIPVVSAARRVKTDDNFVSFVTASDTALARMSAQWMVEKLGGKGNIVLLPGLAGASPAELRLSAAKEVFAQAPGIKILDTQYTGWSPANGKKIMSAIIQRYGKDIQGVWADSGLQGSGSVEAFLGAGFKSNEIPPHTGGDLNRMYQLAQEHKFPFIGIDYTPSMGIAAVDVALSVLEGKPVPKRVDVNFQIVLPKGQDTKSIKADVSLEEYVRMDAPGDLIMGHGMGPTYDPKTFKADLPR, from the coding sequence ATGGCAAAAATCGTAACAACGCGCCGCGCTCGTCTGGCATCGGCTCTTATGGTCACCGCTCTCGCGGGCACGGCCTTTCTCGCCTCTGCCCCCGTGCGCGCCGAATATGATGGCGTGCCGCGCACGTTTTTGTGGAACCCCGGCCTGAACGATCTGGTCGATACCAGCAAATTCAAAAAGAAGCCGCCCTATAAGATCGGCTTCTCCAATGCCTCCCAGGGCGATTTGTGGCTGGTAACCTTCATGCACGGCGTGCAGTTCGAGGTTGCCAAGAACAAAGACAAAATCAGCACATTCATCATGACCGATGCGAATGGCGATGCGACCAAACAGGTCTCCGACATTCAAGATTTGCTGAATCAGGATATCGATTTGCTGCTGGTCAACCCCGCTACGGCGGACGCACTCGATCCGATCCTGGGCCGGGCGATGCGCAAGGGCATTCCGGTTGTTTCGGCGGCCCGGCGCGTGAAGACGGATGATAATTTCGTCTCCTTCGTCACCGCCTCCGACACCGCTCTTGCCCGCATGAGTGCGCAATGGATGGTGGAGAAGCTCGGCGGGAAGGGGAATATCGTTCTGCTTCCGGGCCTTGCGGGCGCGAGCCCGGCGGAACTGCGTCTGTCGGCCGCCAAGGAAGTTTTCGCCCAAGCGCCGGGGATTAAAATTCTCGATACACAGTACACGGGCTGGAGCCCCGCCAATGGCAAGAAGATCATGTCGGCGATAATCCAGCGCTACGGCAAGGATATTCAGGGCGTTTGGGCCGATAGCGGCTTGCAAGGCTCGGGCTCGGTCGAAGCCTTCCTGGGTGCGGGCTTCAAATCCAATGAAATTCCGCCGCACACGGGTGGGGACTTGAACCGTATGTACCAGCTCGCCCAGGAGCATAAATTTCCCTTCATCGGTATCGATTACACTCCGTCGATGGGGATTGCCGCCGTCGATGTCGCCCTCAGCGTGCTCGAAGGGAAACCCGTGCCGAAGCGGGTTGATGTGAACTTCCAAATCGTGCTGCCGAAGGGCCAGGACACGAAATCGATCAAGGCCGATGTGTCGCTGGAAGAATATGTGCGCATGGATGCGCCCGGCGATCTCATCATGGGGCATGGCATGGGCCCTACCTATGATCCGAAGACCTTTAAGGCCGACCTGCCGCGCTAA
- a CDS encoding ABC transporter permease, giving the protein MTARISLQSLVVPLLLLIALVVGAVVNERFLTLGNLRNFTEQLAALGFASLGQAFVILGGGIDLSVGAIASLAAVLLAGIHGGNEALFVPALLLVLAGGAVVGALNGWLTVWLRVHPLIVTLGMASVLSGITLLYAPQPRGSVPFWFEEFAFGTLAGFPLSGLLLGALFLVTALVLTRTPFGRRVYAIGGNAEAARLTGLSVKPTIIATYALSGFFAALAGAYYVSRTGVGDPHAGDALTLASLTPVIVGGILLGGGRGSVGGVFLGVLLISLLNNLLNYMNLSTFVQWVAQGLVIIAAVSFQRQKGRAL; this is encoded by the coding sequence ATGACCGCGCGCATCTCTCTGCAAAGCCTCGTGGTTCCGCTGCTGCTGCTGATCGCGCTCGTGGTCGGGGCCGTGGTGAACGAGCGGTTTCTAACCTTGGGAAACCTGCGGAATTTCACCGAACAATTGGCCGCCTTGGGGTTCGCCAGCCTCGGCCAAGCCTTTGTGATCTTGGGCGGCGGAATTGATCTGTCGGTCGGGGCGATTGCCAGTTTGGCTGCCGTGCTGCTGGCAGGAATACACGGCGGAAACGAGGCGCTGTTCGTGCCCGCGCTGCTGCTCGTGCTCGCGGGCGGGGCGGTCGTGGGGGCCTTGAACGGGTGGCTCACCGTGTGGCTGCGCGTTCATCCGCTGATCGTAACCCTCGGCATGGCTTCGGTGCTCTCGGGTATCACCTTGCTCTACGCTCCGCAGCCGCGCGGCTCGGTGCCGTTTTGGTTCGAGGAGTTTGCTTTTGGCACGCTTGCTGGGTTTCCCTTAAGCGGCCTGCTGCTCGGCGCGCTGTTCCTCGTCACCGCCTTGGTGTTAACGCGCACCCCGTTCGGACGCCGGGTCTATGCCATTGGGGGTAATGCCGAAGCGGCGCGCCTCACGGGGCTGTCGGTTAAGCCGACAATTATTGCGACTTACGCGCTCTCCGGTTTTTTTGCCGCGCTGGCCGGGGCCTATTACGTCAGCCGCACAGGGGTGGGCGATCCCCATGCGGGGGACGCGCTCACTTTGGCTTCGCTGACGCCGGTTATCGTCGGCGGGATTCTGCTCGGCGGTGGGCGCGGCAGTGTGGGCGGCGTGTTCCTCGGCGTGTTGCTGATCTCGCTGCTCAATAATCTACTGAACTACATGAACCTCTCCACCTTCGTGCAATGGGTTGCGCAGGGGCTGGTAATTATCGCCGCTGTCAGCTTCCAGCGGCAAAAGGGGAGGGCGCTATGA
- the hisD gene encoding histidinol dehydrogenase, whose amino-acid sequence MIEVLKAGRSAELKAADGRAVRDTVAGILEDVEARGDAALRELSEKFDKWSPPSFRLSEQEIEACLAKLTGREIADICFAQEQVRRFAEAQKAALRDVEVETLPGVTLGHRNLPVESVGCYVPGGKYPLVASAHMGVVTAKVAGVKRVITMSPPFDGAPNPAVIAAMHLGGADEIYSLGGIQAIAAMGIGSQTITPVAMIVGPGNAFVAEAKRQLFGRVGIDLIAGPTETLIIADESCDAEMAATDLLGQAEHGFNSPAILLTTSRALAEAVPAEIARQLETLETAAIAGKSWQDYGQIILCSTDDEMIQVANDLAFEHVQVLTKNPDYFLTHMQNYGALFLGAETNVSYGDKVIGTNHTLPTGKAARYTGGLWVGKFIKTCTYQRVTPEASARVGAYCSRLCALEGFAGHKAQADLRVRRYGRAPADARDT is encoded by the coding sequence ATGATCGAAGTGTTGAAAGCCGGTCGCTCGGCTGAACTGAAAGCCGCCGATGGGCGCGCCGTGCGCGATACCGTTGCCGGTATTCTGGAAGATGTCGAGGCGCGCGGCGATGCGGCCCTGCGCGAGCTTTCCGAAAAATTCGATAAATGGTCCCCGCCCAGCTTCCGCTTGAGCGAGCAGGAGATTGAAGCCTGCCTCGCTAAGCTTACGGGCCGCGAAATCGCCGATATTTGCTTTGCGCAAGAGCAGGTGCGCCGCTTTGCCGAAGCCCAAAAAGCCGCCCTGCGCGATGTGGAAGTGGAAACCCTGCCGGGCGTCACCCTCGGGCACCGCAATTTGCCGGTGGAAAGCGTCGGCTGCTATGTGCCGGGCGGAAAATATCCGCTAGTCGCCTCGGCCCATATGGGCGTGGTGACGGCGAAGGTGGCGGGCGTGAAACGCGTTATTACGATGTCGCCGCCGTTTGACGGTGCGCCGAACCCGGCCGTCATCGCGGCCATGCATTTGGGCGGGGCTGACGAAATCTACAGCCTCGGCGGGATTCAAGCGATTGCGGCGATGGGCATCGGCAGCCAAACCATTACGCCGGTTGCCATGATCGTTGGGCCAGGCAATGCCTTTGTTGCCGAAGCCAAGCGCCAATTATTCGGGCGGGTCGGGATCGATCTGATCGCGGGGCCGACCGAAACGCTGATTATCGCCGACGAAAGCTGCGACGCCGAAATGGCGGCAACCGATCTGCTGGGTCAGGCGGAGCATGGGTTTAACTCGCCCGCTATCCTGCTCACCACCTCGCGCGCATTGGCGGAAGCGGTTCCAGCGGAAATCGCTCGCCAGTTGGAAACCCTGGAAACGGCGGCGATTGCGGGTAAATCCTGGCAAGACTATGGCCAGATCATCCTTTGCTCCACCGACGATGAAATGATCCAGGTCGCCAATGATCTCGCCTTTGAGCATGTCCAGGTTCTCACCAAGAACCCCGATTATTTCCTCACCCATATGCAGAATTATGGGGCGTTGTTCTTAGGCGCGGAAACCAACGTCTCCTACGGCGACAAGGTGATCGGCACCAACCACACGCTGCCCACGGGCAAGGCTGCCCGCTATACGGGCGGGCTTTGGGTTGGGAAATTCATCAAAACCTGCACCTATCAGCGGGTTACGCCCGAGGCTTCGGCCCGTGTGGGGGCCTATTGTTCCCGTCTGTGCGCGCTCGAAGGCTTTGCCGGGCATAAGGCCCAAGCCGATCTGCGGGTGCGCCGCTACGGACGGGCTCCGGCGGACGCGCGCGACACCTGA
- a CDS encoding thiamine pyrophosphate-binding protein, producing MKLTVGQMIVQTLKAYGVPYVAGLPGHGNWSLLDAFADPKDGMPFVQVMHEQSAAHIADAHFRVTGQPIAACTSIGPGAMNAVMGLATAYADSTSFLLITGSAATHMRGHGVMQELDRFRSPDFPAVAGPVTKRSFDVIRPDEVPFVMHRAFNAMLSGRPGPVHMELPLDVQVMSDDIEIQDLARRLPVGKPRASQESITQAAALLLTAERPCIVVGGGAISSDAAPEVTRLAELLNIPVVFTWNGKGAIAEDNRLCAGTAGWPGSTPGNKIAAAADVVLSVGCKFTDWSSSSYRKGATFSFPPGKLIQLDIDPHEIGKNYPAAVGIVADCKSALQDLLAEISADHAKAARARRDNYILNLDRSKADWERLLARRREFDGSPMSMLRVLAELRKVLPRNGIVTVGSGHPQSSTKQAFPVYEPRTHITSGTYSSMGFAVPAAIGAKLAKPEAPVVCIIGDGDFMMSMQELAVCVMYNIPVVFLILNNRGYISIRDGQNGLIGRQIGSEFNHHTKNGEPYSVDFVGFAKSCGVDVALRVDEPGDLAGALTRALACGGPALVEASITRDNSIAAAEVVGWWDFPVLQTAPAGVVDAYAHGLSEEQHRRPWVELDESRANAPSVPVVG from the coding sequence ATGAAGCTTACCGTCGGTCAGATGATCGTTCAGACGCTCAAGGCCTATGGCGTGCCCTATGTGGCGGGGTTGCCGGGGCATGGCAATTGGAGCTTGCTCGATGCCTTTGCCGATCCGAAGGATGGCATGCCCTTCGTTCAGGTGATGCACGAACAGAGCGCGGCCCATATTGCCGACGCGCATTTCCGCGTGACGGGGCAGCCCATTGCCGCCTGTACCTCCATTGGTCCAGGGGCGATGAATGCCGTCATGGGCCTCGCTACCGCCTATGCCGACTCAACCTCGTTTCTACTCATTACCGGCAGCGCCGCGACGCATATGCGCGGCCATGGCGTAATGCAGGAGTTGGATCGGTTCCGCTCGCCGGATTTTCCTGCCGTTGCCGGACCGGTGACGAAGCGTAGCTTCGATGTGATCCGCCCAGACGAAGTGCCGTTTGTGATGCACCGCGCCTTCAATGCCATGCTGTCGGGCCGCCCTGGCCCCGTGCATATGGAGCTGCCGCTGGACGTGCAGGTCATGTCCGACGATATCGAAATTCAAGACCTGGCTCGTCGCCTGCCCGTGGGCAAACCGCGCGCCTCGCAAGAGAGCATCACGCAAGCGGCCGCCCTGCTGCTGACGGCCGAGCGCCCGTGCATCGTCGTGGGCGGCGGTGCGATTTCCAGCGATGCCGCGCCAGAAGTGACCCGCCTCGCCGAGCTTTTGAATATTCCGGTGGTCTTTACCTGGAACGGTAAGGGCGCGATTGCTGAAGATAACCGCCTCTGCGCGGGCACTGCCGGGTGGCCGGGCTCGACGCCGGGCAACAAGATCGCCGCCGCCGCCGATGTGGTGCTGTCGGTCGGGTGTAAATTCACCGATTGGTCGTCCTCATCTTACCGCAAAGGCGCAACCTTCTCCTTCCCGCCGGGCAAGCTCATTCAACTCGATATCGATCCCCATGAAATCGGGAAGAATTACCCGGCTGCGGTTGGGATCGTCGCCGACTGCAAATCGGCGCTGCAAGATTTGCTCGCCGAGATTTCAGCCGATCATGCAAAAGCCGCCCGCGCCCGCCGCGATAATTATATTCTGAATTTGGATCGTTCTAAGGCCGACTGGGAAAGGCTCCTGGCGCGTCGCCGCGAGTTCGATGGGTCGCCGATGAGCATGCTCCGCGTGCTGGCCGAACTGCGCAAAGTGCTGCCCCGCAACGGTATCGTCACGGTGGGCTCAGGCCATCCGCAAAGCTCCACCAAGCAGGCGTTTCCGGTGTATGAGCCGCGTACGCACATCACCTCGGGCACTTATTCCTCGATGGGCTTCGCCGTTCCTGCCGCGATTGGGGCGAAACTGGCGAAACCCGAAGCGCCCGTGGTCTGCATTATCGGCGACGGCGACTTTATGATGTCGATGCAAGAACTTGCCGTCTGCGTGATGTATAATATCCCGGTCGTTTTCCTCATTCTCAATAATCGCGGCTATATTTCGATCCGTGATGGGCAGAATGGCTTGATCGGTCGGCAAATCGGCTCCGAGTTCAACCATCACACCAAGAATGGCGAACCCTATTCGGTCGATTTCGTCGGCTTTGCCAAATCCTGCGGCGTGGACGTTGCTCTGCGCGTCGATGAGCCGGGCGATCTTGCTGGGGCGCTCACGCGGGCGCTGGCCTGCGGTGGCCCGGCCCTGGTGGAAGCCTCGATCACCCGCGATAATTCCATTGCGGCGGCGGAAGTCGTCGGCTGGTGGGATTTCCCGGTGTTGCAGACGGCCCCCGCTGGAGTGGTCGATGCCTATGCGCACGGTCTGTCGGAAGAACAGCACCGCCGCCCCTGGGTAGAGTTGGACGAAAGCCGGGCGAATGCCCCATCGGTTCCGGTCGTAGGGTAA
- a CDS encoding LacI family DNA-binding transcriptional regulator, with product MGKTTKLVTLESLAAQAGVSTATASRALAGNPRLSVQTRERITALAAEMGYEPRTKPAAGPRRRQGVIGLVVAGLKNSFSTYLLEYMHDECAAAGYNVVLIVDSLEDPNDRLTALVQEKLDGVILTTASIGSPIVDRLQADGMPFVLAVRNSHHPGVDVIEIDNAIAGEEAARHLYALGHRRIGFLMGPQNTSTSRDRFSGSRRFLASIDAPVAPELTLWGSYSHESGYSGLLTLMQRPEPPTGIICGNDVIAIGALEAAHKHRINVPGDLSLVGFDDIPLAGWHAVQLTTIRQPIQEMARVSVRCLIDRIEKRNQHPARREILPAHLVMRATTAPPRPRRMS from the coding sequence ATGGGCAAAACTACCAAACTCGTAACCTTGGAGAGTTTAGCGGCGCAGGCCGGTGTTTCGACCGCCACCGCATCGCGCGCGCTGGCGGGCAACCCGCGCCTTTCCGTGCAAACGCGGGAACGGATCACAGCCCTTGCCGCCGAGATGGGCTACGAGCCCCGAACAAAACCCGCCGCAGGCCCAAGGCGGCGACAAGGCGTGATCGGGCTCGTGGTGGCTGGGCTGAAGAACTCCTTCTCCACCTATCTGCTCGAATACATGCACGATGAATGCGCCGCCGCAGGCTACAACGTCGTTCTTATTGTCGATTCCTTGGAAGACCCGAACGATCGGCTCACGGCGCTGGTGCAAGAAAAGCTCGATGGGGTCATCCTGACGACCGCCAGCATCGGCTCGCCAATTGTCGATCGCCTCCAGGCCGACGGCATGCCGTTCGTTCTAGCCGTGCGGAACTCCCATCATCCTGGCGTCGATGTCATTGAAATCGATAATGCCATCGCGGGCGAAGAAGCCGCCCGGCACCTTTATGCGCTCGGCCATCGCCGGATCGGCTTTCTCATGGGGCCGCAGAATACCTCAACCAGCCGCGACCGATTTTCGGGCAGCAGGCGGTTTCTCGCATCCATCGATGCGCCGGTTGCACCGGAATTGACCCTTTGGGGCAGTTATTCCCATGAAAGCGGCTATTCCGGCCTGCTGACCCTGATGCAGCGGCCCGAACCGCCGACCGGCATTATCTGCGGGAACGATGTCATCGCTATCGGCGCGCTCGAAGCAGCCCATAAGCACCGGATTAACGTTCCGGGCGATTTATCGTTGGTCGGTTTCGACGATATTCCGCTGGCGGGCTGGCACGCTGTGCAACTGACCACCATCCGCCAACCTATTCAGGAAATGGCGCGCGTTTCCGTGCGCTGCCTGATCGATCGTATTGAAAAGCGCAACCAGCACCCGGCCCGGCGAGAGATCCTACCGGCCCATCTAGTCATGCGCGCCACGACGGCCC
- a CDS encoding mandelate racemase/muconate lactonizing enzyme family protein has product MNPLTITNVRHWLIHVPFSAPILWGSGRRAGSTRVVVEVTTAGGVKGYGETIALLDFVPTVVAEVAAPLAVGYAVSDVERYHRHIMGAGYYHHQRAAVMAAAAVEMAMWDALGKHASLPLHAFWGGLYRPKIPMTAYLFGTDIAALTHSAHAFLDAGYRNFKVKIGYSEAQDVAIVAAIRAVLGPDILLRADVNGAWTPGTAKRLLAKLAPYDLQYIEQPLILQDLVGHADLRKCQSVPVGLDETAYTLEEVGTIIQAGAADVILLDPHEAGGLWQCVKSAALAEAQGIPVTLHSGGELGLSQAAYLHLAASIPNMSLSIDTEYYYHSEDIIQEPFVITDGALSVPTGPGLGVTPDIEKLERFRTSRVIGAYLDPERPGWFAEKPKF; this is encoded by the coding sequence ATGAACCCACTCACGATTACTAATGTACGCCATTGGCTTATCCACGTGCCCTTTTCCGCCCCGATTCTCTGGGGATCTGGCCGCCGCGCCGGGAGTACGCGCGTTGTTGTGGAGGTTACAACGGCGGGCGGCGTCAAGGGTTACGGTGAGACGATCGCTTTGCTGGATTTCGTGCCCACGGTGGTGGCGGAAGTCGCAGCACCGCTCGCGGTCGGTTATGCCGTGTCGGACGTGGAGCGCTACCATCGCCATATCATGGGCGCGGGTTATTACCATCACCAGCGCGCCGCCGTTATGGCCGCTGCAGCTGTGGAAATGGCGATGTGGGACGCGCTCGGCAAACACGCAAGTCTGCCGTTGCACGCGTTCTGGGGCGGCCTTTACCGCCCCAAAATCCCTATGACGGCCTATTTGTTCGGTACCGATATCGCCGCGCTTACCCACTCGGCGCATGCCTTTCTTGACGCGGGTTATCGCAATTTCAAAGTGAAAATCGGTTATTCTGAAGCGCAAGATGTAGCGATTGTTGCCGCGATACGGGCGGTTCTGGGGCCGGATATTCTGTTGCGTGCCGATGTGAACGGCGCATGGACCCCCGGGACAGCGAAAAGACTGCTGGCAAAACTCGCACCCTATGATCTTCAGTACATCGAACAGCCGCTAATCTTGCAAGATCTCGTCGGGCATGCCGATTTGCGAAAATGCCAATCGGTGCCGGTCGGGCTCGATGAAACCGCCTATACATTGGAAGAGGTGGGGACAATTATTCAAGCGGGCGCGGCGGACGTTATCTTGCTCGATCCGCACGAGGCGGGGGGGCTTTGGCAGTGCGTGAAATCGGCAGCCCTGGCGGAAGCCCAAGGTATTCCGGTTACGCTGCATTCGGGCGGCGAATTGGGACTGTCGCAAGCGGCGTATTTGCACTTGGCCGCGTCCATTCCGAACATGAGCCTCTCCATCGACACCGAATATTATTACCATTCTGAGGATATTATTCAGGAACCGTTCGTGATTACCGATGGGGCACTGTCCGTTCCGACCGGGCCAGGGTTGGGGGTAACGCCGGATATTGAAAAGCTGGAGCGGTTCCGCACAAGCAGGGTGATTGGGGCTTATCTCGACCCCGAACGCCCCGGCTGGTTTGCCGAAAAGCCGAAGTTCTAA